The Aedes albopictus strain Foshan chromosome 2, AalbF5, whole genome shotgun sequence region AGGATGAAATGAATCGGTGGGCCAAACGCTACAAAGATGCGATGAAAAGCCTGGAAGCTCTTCGTGAAGAAATTCGCGCCTCAGATCTTGCCACTTTGCTCGGATTCTACGTGCGAGCAAAGGACTACGAAATAGATGCAAACAAGTCAAATTACAAGAAAAACCATGTgatgaaaatcaacatgatctACACGGATGAGAATAAACAGTTGGAGAAAATCATGGCACTGAGTGCAGAAATCGTTCAACAAGACTATTTGTTGCTAAGAAGCATGGGCAGGTTGGATAACGTGACACTGGAAAAGATGGAACAAATGGCTCGACTAGACATTTACACACGTGGCGTGAGGTTCACCGACGATGACGATCACAACGAACTGATGAAGGAAGTCAACATCACCGATACGAGTTTCGATGAAATTACAAACCTTTCGGATTGTGCTGATTTTCCCGCGCCGTCGGATGTGGAAGCAGATTGTGGCGTGAAACGGCTAAATGACGAAGATGAATCCGAGTCTGAGAACGAACGCAAAAAGGCCAAAGAAGACCACAATAAACAGTTGGAGTTCAAACGACCGAAAGCGCTGAGGCCGTTGAATCTTCAGCCGAAAAGTTTGAGCGTGAAGTCTACCGTCAGTAGGAAAACGCCAACTAAAACACAAAAAACGACCACAATTACACAGTTCAAAGTTCCTAAGCTGATTGTGAGCAATCCGCCAAAACCGTCCAGTGCAAAGAAGAGGCAAAAGGTGGCCAATTCATCCACGTCCTCCAATGACACTAGCGACACTTCAGACGGTCCGGATGAGAATGGCGGAATTGGCAACAGCACTTTCTGCATCGAAGGCGACAAAGACGCAACCAGTTCGTTGTTTTCCAATGTACTGGTTGGAAGCAATGTAGATCCGCATGTACTGAAAAAaggtaaaatgtttaaaacttcgAAACATTACACTTGATCAATGGTAGTCGATGGAAAGCCCTTTCTTTACTATCAGAGTTCTTTGTCTCAGCAGAGGGCTTCCATCGACTTCCTGCGATCAATTTCTAAATCTCATCTTGATATCTCTATTCCACTGTAGTGCTCCGTCGCGCTTCGATGAAAGGCAATGTCATTTCCAAGGTGACGTTAACTCTGAACAAGGAGAATCGGAAATTCAGTCCCAAAAGGGTCGGTAAAAGTCCACGGCCTTTGCTACGTACCAACAGTAGTCGACGTAAGTATTGGATTTAAATTAATTTAGCACAAGTTTTAAATGAACAGAACTTTCGATCAACAGCCCATACCTCAGCAGCAAGCGTGATCAATCGGTACAGGATGATGAAAGCTGGTTCGGCGGCAGGAGCTTCGTCATCATCGGCGGTGCCTGGAAATTCTGGCGATGGCAAGTCAAATACCTACGACAGTGAcagcgatcgaaaaatccgaaacATCAGGAAGTAAAAGACAATTTTGTATTCTAATattttgtattgatgtttgtatcgAAGCTTTGTAAATGTACTTTTGTGAATTTTCAAGGTTTTATGTGGTTTGTTATAATTTGAtaccttttttttatttgatggaAATGTTGAACATGTCTATCTGCTTAGGCTAGGTGTTTTCTGAAAGAGTTACAATATTGGATGGAATTGTCTTTTTGAAAACTCTTGTAACTAAAGACACACTAAGAACTGCTTTAAATAAATATGACTAATAGCTGTTTGCATATTTCGATTAATCCATACTACAGAACTAATTATTCTACACCACAACAATAAGTTAATGCCTTTACCACATATAAAAGATAGAACAATTTATTTATAGTGTTTTGTCATGTAAATAAACATAATAATTGACTTATTCGCTCTTTATTGTATTATGATTCTGTTCCATAATCCTCTGTTATCTCTCCATTATGTTTTAATTCGCTGGGTGTCCATCAGGAAAAAATGGAAaggttaaaagttcaatattgcaaaatatcGTTTTAGTTAAAAACAATCATGCCAAAATCGATGATTTTAGGGCCCCAAAAGgacaaaaatattctcagaattgtgatagggtaaaaacactagacttcgcccttCTAAAATTCTGCACTAATCTTTGCCACATCattcataaaaaatggaatttgcatGGAGGGGGTGAAGAccagagcagtggcgaagtctagtgcttttaccctatctcTTTTCGTTTTCGAGTTATCGGGCAAAATAATTTAGATTCCCTTTGGGAtctcaaaaaatgatcaaaatgttattttttcGTTAGTTTTTCGACAATAGAGACTTAGAGAAGTCTAGAACAAAAGAGagtaaaacaaaataaattatATTCCAAAGAAGTTTAAGCAGGATTTCAGTTCGAACTCATGGAGGAACCTCTGATGTGACTCCTAACAAATTCCTGATAGATTTCCTGAGTCGATTGTTTCAGGTTCTTTCCGATGTTGACTTTACAGTTTTAGAATAGTTTGGAAAACGAAAAGCGTTgtagcgcagacagacgttcaagctgGACTCAAAAGCGTGtgtaaaaacatggccgccacaaattgcaaTGTGGCAATCGGCGAGCAGATGGCGCTAGCGGCGTTTCCATTCAATCGCTGTGGTTCAACAaactacacagaaaaaactgttgtataatattacatctgaactgctgcaacccgatcaatacgtcggttgcatgaatattaggttgtcccaaaattgcacatggtcgaaaagcttgggggctcaccctgcaaatgatagctgagggtgttagaaacaaacttttgtatgacggcaactgttaaaaatgacgtttagaggtcgccccggcgagatttttgagaaaaggccatttttcgtaataaatttcatacaaatattttttaccgtacaaaaattggcaatacccactatgtttatatgttttacagcttgatatagattcaaactacttgggaaaaataattatcgacatgttttgcaggtaactttttgagcttactaaaatttgtaattttttataTACTGTACCTTTTACCCATCATATATCATATATGAActttatgctaatttaaaacaatttccataaaaagatcggaaatttcatgaggaaaaactttgccgaagacagcattgcgttttttctatccgttttagagttattcacgatttactatttagtGAAATTAGGACTACGTAAATTAACTGTTACGTatttttactggttctaaaacatgatagagggtaggcgAAATTTGTTTACAGTTAACAGTCAACTTACACCCCtgctctttcgctaataacttgttCAAAACAAACTAAATCATTATTCTTCTTTGTTTCTATCTCCTtcgaatttcaaccaaaaaatctttggaaaattcagTACATGAgttatgaaaaatcagtgtcgatatacCTAGAGATCAAGCCGCGGCCATATTTACCTATAGGTATACATATATACGTATCGGTACTTAGAAATCTCTGCTGAAAACTGTTGTTGAAATATTAGGTATGAAACTCTGAAATTGTTTGCTTTAAAGCACCCAGACTGAAATTAACAACAAGAAACTGAGCTGGCAGCGTCAGTTAATCCTGTGAAATAGCAAAAGAAAGTCTCTTGTGGTATTTTGTGTGATTGTAGATTTTCgatatacacactaagattcagatgttccagctcagtatttttttcactgagttcagtattttttccatctttttactgagttttcaacagcagatttatttcggtacactcggtaatcgtatttaccgttcaccagtaacgatatttaccgtgcttcagtaacttttgacagtttgtgagctgagctcgttaactcatttacagaattccgcaaaataaataaccgagcgtaccgagttaaatctgctgttgagaactcagtaaaaagatggggaaaataccgagctgatcttagtgtgtaataTAATTATTTTAGAAGACGCGGCCTTTGAACCAAATTTTGACCGGTACTGTATTTCCATTTATGTGGTTCGCAGTTTGTGAAAGGCCCCTTGTGAACGAAACGCCGCAAAGCTTTTTAACGAAAGATCGATAAAGCAGTAATATATAAACAAGTTACACTGTTGTAAGGTTTCAAAAACTAAACTCTTGCTGTCAAACCAATCTCAGCTCGCGTACCGCAAATCCGCGTCGATTTCTATCACGGACAAAAAGTTTGAATTTTGTTCAATATTATTTTGGAATGTTTGTTCCTTGTGCGTAGTTTTTTTAACGAATATGTTGAATTAAATTTGGTGCATGATTTTCGAAAGTAGTACTCAGTGAATAAAGTAGATTTTGCGATTGAATCGCGGCGGTATCAAAGCATCAACACAACATGAAGATAGCGGTTGAAGGATGTGCTCACGGAGAGCTGGAGAAGATCTACGATCTGGTGGAAACGATTCAGACTCGGGAGGGGTACCGGATTGATTTGCTCATTTGCTGCGGTGACTTCCAGTCGACGAGAAACCTCGAGGACCTGCAGTGCATGGCCGTCCCGAAGAAGCACCTGGATATTTGCACCTTTTACAAGTGAGTAGAGGGCGGGGGTAGTTTTCTGATTGATCTGGGTACTAATTTGTGTTTTTAATGGTTTTAAGGTACTACAGCGGCGAGAAGAAAGCTCCCGTGTTGACACTGTTTATCGGAGGTAATCACGAGGCGTCTAATTACCTTCAGGAGCTTCCATACGGCGGTTGGGTTGCTCCGAACATCTACTATCTGGGTTACGCCGGTGTTGTGAATGTGAATGGCATCCGGATAGGGGGAATATCTGGAATCTACAAGGGACACGACTACCTCAAGGGGCGGTTTGAGTTCTCGCCTTTTAACGAGTCCACGAAACGGAGCGTCTATCACATCCGGCAGATTGATGTGTTCCGGTTGAAGCAGCTGACGCCGAAGGTTGACATCCTGCTGTCGCACGATTGGCCTCGTGGCGTGACGGATTATGGTAACACGAATCAACTGTTGCGCTTCAAGCCGGCATTTAGAGAAGACATCGAAGCCAACAAACTGGGCAGTGCCCCGTGCGAGGACCTGCTGAGGGTCTTGAAGCCTCCGTTCTGGTTTTCTGCGCATCTGCATTGCAAGTTCTCGGCGTTGATTCCGCACGAGGATGGCGAGGACACCAAGTTCCTGGCGCTGGATAAATGTCTCCCCAAGAGGAGGTTCCTTCAAGTGCTGGACATTGAGAGTGAAGGAAAAACGGATGGAGTTGAACTGTGCTACGACTTGGAATGGTTGACTGTCTTGCAACTGACAAACCATTTGATCAGCGTGAGGGGGAGCAATGGATATATGCCTGGTGAGTACTGACAAAATCTTTATTCTTGTTGTGGTTGTCTTCCTCAAATGCGTTTATGTTTCTTGTTCATGAAtacctacactacccgtcat contains the following coding sequences:
- the LOC109408028 gene encoding lariat debranching enzyme, coding for MKIAVEGCAHGELEKIYDLVETIQTREGYRIDLLICCGDFQSTRNLEDLQCMAVPKKHLDICTFYKYYSGEKKAPVLTLFIGGNHEASNYLQELPYGGWVAPNIYYLGYAGVVNVNGIRIGGISGIYKGHDYLKGRFEFSPFNESTKRSVYHIRQIDVFRLKQLTPKVDILLSHDWPRGVTDYGNTNQLLRFKPAFREDIEANKLGSAPCEDLLRVLKPPFWFSAHLHCKFSALIPHEDGEDTKFLALDKCLPKRRFLQVLDIESEGKTDGVELCYDLEWLTVLQLTNHLISVRGSNGYMPGEGGDERFNFTPTEAEKKAVLDRFQNDLRIPQNFTRIVEPYNPTVKQDFDLVEQPKAFVNPQTTEFCDKLNIDDPLRLVMLMTGHSLNTSTYVDLTPSSVSISPVRNDDEVPLDDDDDDDDDGSNDDEDLKPSHFLSRAPLASVLPQPMWRHDSTSDLSNLDDSSLSTSNRSLMSLPTPKKHDSTLSDNFTIDDLNLSSPKLSSVAEKGSPSTALEGVCRLPAEGEKSDDQLEKPPMKKFKRRNQAIYNKEDSD